The Aerococcaceae bacterium DSM 111021 region TTCCCCTAAGTTCTGTAGTGTCACAGCAATCCCAGCTTGCATTACTTCTTCAATGGCTGCACCACTTGATACACCCAGTTTTGCAATTAATAACCCGCCCGCTAAAGCCATCATAGCAGAGGCATTTTTTGTACTCTTCTCCGTAATGATCTTTTGTTGTGGAATAAGATAAAAGATTGTCATAAGTAACATAGAGAAAATTAATGGTGCTAAAGTAAATGAGAAACGACCTAACTTTACTGACTGTGATCCTATTAATTCCGCAATCACTGAGAATATTAATACCATGACATGTAATCGATAATCTTTCCAAATTGGTTGTGTTTTTTCCATTTTTATATCCCTCCATATAATACAAAAAAGCCCCTTTGCCTAACAAATAATCTTGTTAGACAAAGGGACGTAGTAATCGTGTTTCCACCCTAATTTATGTTATCTTTACAAATAACAACTCCAATAGCACGGTTTAAAAAATTCAAACGATGCTGGGCAATATAACGGTTGCTTCCGTGTGCAAAGCGTGAACCTTACACATACTCCGAATTTGATTTCACCTATACAAATTATATCCGTTTTCACCAGCCGGACTCTCTTGAATAATTATCTAATAAGTTACTTATTTCATCTCAGTCTATTATATTTATTAATGTATTCATATAATAGACTGAAATATCATGTTTGTCAAATCATATTTTAATATTACACATCTTATTTTAATTTTACAGCGCGTTCCACTAAGTCTGTAAAGGGTTTTAAGTGTGTTGAATCATTTGTGAATAAGACTTCTGGGTGCCATTGCACGCCTATAATCAATGGTATCGCCTCTTTACTTTCAAAAGCTTCAATGACATTGTCCTTACTCCAAACTGTTGCTTCTAGATTTGGTGCTAAGTCATTCACTATTTGATGATGAACTGAGTTCACTAACGTCTGGTCTTCAATAATATTCGACATGTATGAATTAGTTGCTACTTTTACTGAATGCGTCACATATTCCGGTTTAGCTTTTTGACTATGTTGAATAGTGATATCTTTCGCTTCTGATAAGTCTTGATGCAATGTTCCGCCCATTAATGCATTAATTAATTGCAAGCCACGGCATACTCCAAGAACTGGAATCCCTTTTTCAACCGCACCATAAAATAACTTTGAGTCATTCTCGTCCCGATCCGGTTTGATGGTCTGAATCTTTTTACGAGGTTCTTGTCCATATACTAATGGCGATACATCATGTCCGCCAATAATAATTAACCCATCAATCACACTCATAATATCCTCTGTATATACCCCAGCGTTCATCGGAATCATATAAGGGATTCCACCTGCTTCAAAAATAGCGTCAGAAAATACTTTCTGAGAAAAATTGATTTCTAAGCCCATATATTCGTCTGTACGTTCAAGAAAATTCGTATCACTCGTAATTCCAATTACTGGTTTTGTCATAGTTTATAGCTCCTATTTTTCTAACTTTCCACCTTTTTTCTAATATACTCACTACTATACTATTATTTCATTTGGAGGTAAATACATGAAATTAAGTAAGGAGCCCTTTAGTTTATCCAACTTATTTGGATATAATGTTATAGAAAAAAATGTAAAACACTGGTATCAATATCAATTAGATAACAACTCGATTGCTTTTGCCGCAATTGGAACTA contains the following coding sequences:
- a CDS encoding gamma-glutamyl-gamma-aminobutyrate hydrolase family protein, whose product is MTKPVIGITSDTNFLERTDEYMGLEINFSQKVFSDAIFEAGGIPYMIPMNAGVYTEDIMSVIDGLIIIGGHDVSPLVYGQEPRKKIQTIKPDRDENDSKLFYGAVEKGIPVLGVCRGLQLINALMGGTLHQDLSEAKDITIQHSQKAKPEYVTHSVKVATNSYMSNIIEDQTLVNSVHHQIVNDLAPNLEATVWSKDNVIEAFESKEAIPLIIGVQWHPEVLFTNDSTHLKPFTDLVERAVKLK